Proteins co-encoded in one Bradyrhizobium sp. 170 genomic window:
- a CDS encoding DUF5413 family protein, translated as MKRLLIFAAIAPPLGFVVAFWVMLQIANWLAGSPNTFDVAQIMMLPTIYLVGLIPALLAAWFDHALAKRNVSYRIALTALFGYAICYLPLAAAFWIGFAHRPDVLLFGLIGAVPSAVCSWLAAERQAPDLVPSP; from the coding sequence ATGAAACGCCTTCTCATCTTTGCCGCCATAGCGCCGCCACTCGGCTTCGTCGTCGCGTTCTGGGTGATGCTGCAAATTGCCAATTGGCTTGCGGGCAGCCCGAACACGTTCGATGTCGCGCAAATCATGATGCTGCCGACGATATATCTGGTCGGGTTGATCCCCGCGCTATTGGCCGCGTGGTTCGACCATGCGCTGGCAAAGCGCAATGTCTCGTACCGCATCGCGCTCACGGCGCTGTTCGGCTACGCGATCTGCTACCTGCCGCTGGCAGCAGCGTTCTGGATCGGCTTCGCCCATCGGCCGGATGTCCTGCTGTTTGGCCTGATCGGCGCGGTGCCGTCAGCGGTGTGTTCGTGGCTGGCGGCGGAGCGGCAGGCGCCTGACCTCGTTCCGTCACCATGA
- a CDS encoding PAS domain S-box protein gives MLAVTYDHVGVGIAEIDQAGRMLRVNQKVCELTGHEAADLLGRSIFDETAPQDVAQDLAQFRRQVAGEIDRYTIEKRLARKDGSYFWAEVTSSSVRDASGNFLYAVRVQHDISARKEAEQALARRSEEQAALFRFSERLQYATSLPDVYDAGLDAITAALACKSASILLFDDSDVMRFVGWRGLSDGYRKAVEGHSPWDRDERNPRPVTFEDIGVSALSVALKETIAREHIAAVAFIPILIGGRLAGKFMAYYDRPHHFTEPEIDVALTLARQLGFGIARLRAEQARSAAEERAQQLVSIVESSDDAIISKDLDGIIQTWNSGAERLFGYSAGEAIGKHVTILFPPGREDEEPGILARIRSGERIHHYETVRRRKGGSLLDISLTVSPMRDGTGRVVGASKIARDITDRKEVERKLRESEQRLTELLAAIPAAIYTTDAEGKITYFNEAAVEFSGRTPTLGSDEWCVTWKLFLPDGTPLPHDQCPMAVALKEGRAVRGAEAVAERPDGTRVPFIPFPTPLRDSSGRINGAINMLVDISERRQAETQQRLLLDELNHRTKNNMQMLQSLLFSAARTAHSDEARKVLNEASARIAAMAAAQGVLYGRSDASRFAAEEFLPAVCETIRQLLPPDARIECGAAHGVLSNDVALPLALILNELLTNAVKHGIKDHARQGVRVSLTDHEGRLALCVEDDGKGFDLEEVRKTSSGLQLVLGLARQLHGTLCVTKNPSRACLDFPAAKI, from the coding sequence ATGCTGGCTGTCACCTACGACCATGTCGGCGTGGGCATCGCCGAGATCGATCAGGCCGGACGCATGCTGCGCGTCAACCAGAAGGTCTGCGAGCTGACGGGACACGAAGCGGCCGACTTGCTCGGCCGCTCCATCTTTGACGAGACCGCGCCACAGGACGTCGCGCAGGATCTTGCGCAGTTCAGGCGACAGGTCGCCGGCGAAATCGATCGCTACACCATTGAAAAGCGTCTCGCGCGGAAGGACGGCTCATACTTCTGGGCGGAGGTGACGTCCTCGAGCGTTCGCGATGCGTCGGGAAATTTCCTTTACGCGGTGCGCGTTCAGCATGACATCAGCGCCCGCAAGGAGGCCGAACAGGCGCTGGCACGCCGCAGCGAAGAGCAGGCGGCACTATTCCGGTTCTCCGAAAGGCTCCAATACGCCACGTCACTTCCAGACGTTTACGACGCCGGCCTGGACGCCATCACCGCCGCACTCGCCTGCAAGTCCGCCTCCATTCTGCTGTTTGATGATAGCGACGTGATGCGTTTCGTCGGATGGCGGGGCCTGTCGGACGGGTACCGAAAGGCCGTCGAAGGCCATTCGCCATGGGACAGGGACGAACGAAATCCGCGTCCGGTCACCTTCGAGGATATCGGCGTTTCAGCTCTTTCGGTTGCGCTCAAGGAAACGATTGCGCGAGAACATATCGCAGCGGTCGCTTTCATTCCGATCCTGATCGGCGGCCGGCTCGCCGGAAAATTCATGGCCTATTACGACAGGCCGCATCACTTCACCGAACCGGAGATCGACGTCGCGCTGACGCTCGCGCGGCAACTCGGCTTCGGCATTGCGAGGCTGAGGGCGGAACAGGCGCGGAGTGCCGCCGAAGAGCGTGCGCAGCAGCTCGTGTCCATCGTGGAATCCTCCGATGACGCGATTATCAGCAAGGATCTGGACGGGATCATCCAGACCTGGAATTCAGGTGCCGAGCGGCTGTTCGGCTATAGCGCCGGTGAGGCCATCGGCAAGCACGTGACCATTCTTTTTCCGCCAGGACGCGAAGACGAGGAACCTGGAATCCTCGCGCGCATAAGGTCTGGCGAGCGCATCCACCATTATGAAACCGTTCGCCGGCGGAAGGGCGGCAGCCTTTTGGACATTTCGCTGACCGTCTCGCCGATGCGCGACGGCACAGGACGCGTCGTCGGCGCGTCAAAGATCGCTCGCGACATCACCGATCGAAAGGAAGTCGAACGCAAGCTCCGGGAGAGCGAGCAGCGTCTCACCGAATTGCTCGCAGCGATTCCGGCGGCGATTTACACGACCGACGCGGAGGGGAAAATTACCTACTTCAACGAGGCGGCCGTCGAATTCTCCGGCCGGACGCCAACGCTCGGCAGCGACGAATGGTGTGTAACGTGGAAGCTGTTCCTGCCGGACGGCACGCCGCTTCCGCACGACCAGTGCCCGATGGCGGTGGCGCTCAAGGAAGGACGCGCCGTGCGCGGCGCCGAAGCGGTCGCGGAGCGGCCGGACGGGACGCGGGTTCCCTTCATTCCGTTCCCGACGCCGCTGCGGGACTCTTCCGGCAGGATCAACGGCGCCATCAACATGCTGGTGGATATCAGCGAGCGGCGGCAGGCGGAAACCCAGCAGCGGCTGCTGCTCGATGAACTCAATCATCGCACCAAGAACAACATGCAGATGCTGCAGTCGCTGCTGTTCTCCGCGGCAAGAACCGCGCACAGCGATGAGGCGCGGAAGGTCCTGAACGAGGCCAGCGCGCGGATCGCGGCGATGGCGGCGGCGCAGGGCGTGCTGTACGGCCGCAGCGACGCCAGCCGGTTCGCGGCGGAAGAATTCCTGCCGGCGGTCTGCGAAACCATCCGGCAATTGCTGCCGCCGGATGCGCGAATTGAATGTGGCGCTGCGCACGGCGTGCTTTCCAACGACGTGGCGCTGCCGCTCGCGCTGATATTGAACGAGCTTCTGACAAACGCCGTGAAGCACGGCATCAAGGATCATGCGAGGCAAGGCGTTCGGGTCAGCTTGACCGATCACGAGGGACGGTTGGCGCTCTGCGTCGAGGATGACGGGAAGGGGTTCGACCTGGAAGAGGTACGCAAGACCTCGTCGGGACTCCAACTCGTACTCGGCCTCGCGCGCCAGCTGCACGGAACGCTTTGCGTCACGAAAAATCCCTCGCGGGCGTGCCTCGATTTCCCGGCCGCGAAAATCTAG
- a CDS encoding response regulator gives MKDKQGPPRVLVVEDDFLIAMQTEVALTTAGFEVVGPATTAEEAVALAGEAQPALAVMDIRLASTRDGIDAARQLYQDFAIRCIFATAHDDAHTRGRAEPYAPLGWLPKPYSMASLVAVVAEAAAELRRP, from the coding sequence ATGAAAGACAAGCAGGGCCCGCCGCGCGTTCTCGTCGTCGAGGATGATTTTCTGATCGCCATGCAAACCGAGGTTGCGCTGACGACAGCCGGTTTTGAGGTTGTCGGCCCGGCCACCACCGCGGAGGAGGCCGTCGCGCTGGCCGGCGAGGCGCAGCCGGCGCTCGCCGTGATGGACATTCGTCTCGCCAGCACCCGCGACGGCATCGATGCCGCACGGCAATTGTATCAGGACTTCGCCATTCGCTGCATCTTTGCGACCGCGCATGACGATGCGCACACGCGCGGGCGCGCCGAGCCCTATGCCCCGCTCGGATGGCTGCCGAAGCCGTACAGTATGGCTTCGCTCGTCGCGGTGGTTGCCGAAGCTGCCGCGGAGCTACGCCGGCCGTAG
- a CDS encoding PEPxxWA-CTERM sorting domain-containing protein has product MIILKFKRALFACAIVAGLAGVSATSAQAVVVNAFTNSSSGGIGGSTGVFLNAGQNFTVTVDPNDLWNAGALPRWSNADGLTGPRFAVLGDDSGQAPGTLIGIDFGLHNQAGLSLPFGTLVGKIGAGVFFEIGTSFSGPANATGELKLYYWDSNFSDNTQFVTANISAVPEPSTWAMMILGFAGVGFLAYRRRNQAAALRQA; this is encoded by the coding sequence ATGATTATTCTCAAATTCAAGCGAGCTTTGTTTGCGTGCGCTATCGTTGCGGGGCTTGCCGGCGTTTCCGCCACCTCCGCCCAAGCCGTCGTCGTCAATGCATTTACGAACAGCAGTTCGGGCGGCATCGGCGGCTCAACCGGCGTCTTTTTGAACGCGGGCCAGAATTTTACAGTTACGGTCGACCCTAACGATCTTTGGAACGCTGGCGCCTTGCCGCGATGGTCGAACGCGGACGGGCTGACGGGGCCGCGATTTGCAGTGCTCGGCGACGACAGTGGCCAAGCTCCCGGCACTCTCATTGGTATAGATTTCGGACTACATAATCAGGCTGGCCTCAGCCTCCCCTTTGGCACGTTGGTCGGCAAAATTGGCGCTGGCGTCTTCTTTGAAATCGGCACTTCGTTCTCAGGCCCGGCGAATGCGACTGGCGAGCTCAAGCTGTACTATTGGGATTCCAATTTCAGCGACAACACGCAGTTCGTGACGGCCAATATCTCTGCCGTTCCTGAGCCCTCCACCTGGGCCATGATGATCCTGGGGTTCGCCGGCGTCGGCTTTCTGGCCTATCGCCGCCGCAACCAGGCGGCCGCGCTTCGCCAAGCCTGA
- a CDS encoding outer membrane beta-barrel protein, producing the protein MKKIVLASVCAVGFFGSAVAADLRPAVKAPPIARPACAQFGGWYVGANVGYGYLQHNFHDRDFLAGSVDTGLPRSTQDSNSGVNGGVQAGYNYQTGCTLFGVEADWSWSDTNASSFNGDGDGPIGAVGVDTSSVSSRMRWFGTVRARSGVIVDNVLIYATGGFAYANFARSYTIFEDAPATTSTFSWNNTRWGWTAGVGTEWAFAPNWSLKSEVLYMRFEKDTATAIGLGAPGAGIAGAAYRLESQNEAWISRIGVNYRF; encoded by the coding sequence ATGAAAAAGATTGTTCTAGCTTCCGTCTGCGCCGTGGGTTTTTTCGGCTCCGCCGTCGCGGCCGATTTGCGCCCGGCCGTGAAGGCTCCTCCCATCGCCCGGCCGGCCTGCGCCCAGTTCGGCGGCTGGTATGTCGGCGCCAATGTGGGCTACGGCTATCTTCAACATAATTTCCATGACCGCGACTTTTTGGCCGGGAGCGTCGATACCGGACTTCCCAGAAGCACGCAGGATTCGAACAGTGGCGTGAACGGCGGCGTTCAGGCCGGCTATAACTACCAGACCGGCTGCACCCTGTTTGGTGTTGAAGCCGACTGGAGCTGGTCCGACACCAACGCTTCGTCCTTCAACGGGGACGGCGATGGGCCTATTGGCGCTGTTGGCGTCGATACATCGTCGGTCTCCAGCCGCATGCGCTGGTTCGGCACGGTGCGCGCCCGGTCCGGCGTGATCGTCGACAACGTCCTGATCTACGCCACGGGCGGCTTTGCCTACGCCAATTTCGCTCGTTCGTACACGATCTTCGAGGACGCTCCGGCGACGACCTCAACCTTTTCCTGGAACAACACCCGGTGGGGGTGGACCGCCGGTGTGGGTACCGAATGGGCGTTCGCGCCAAACTGGAGCCTGAAGAGCGAAGTGCTGTACATGCGCTTTGAGAAGGACACCGCCACCGCGATCGGCCTTGGCGCCCCCGGCGCCGGCATCGCTGGTGCAGCTTACCGGCTGGAGTCCCAGAATGAGGCCTGGATCAGCCGCATCGGTGTGAACTATCGCTTCTGA
- a CDS encoding PilZ domain-containing protein: protein MALLSSKKRESRKSLSQPGWITLEGGFAARQCVVRDLSTTGAKVTIDDPNTLPAKLRLAFSRDARTGRRCEVVWRRGKSVGVKFVR from the coding sequence ATGGCCTTGCTATCGAGCAAAAAGCGCGAGTCGCGCAAATCATTGAGCCAGCCCGGGTGGATCACGCTCGAGGGTGGTTTTGCCGCGCGGCAATGCGTGGTGCGGGATCTGTCCACGACGGGGGCCAAGGTCACGATCGACGATCCCAACACGCTGCCGGCGAAATTGCGGCTGGCGTTTTCGCGCGACGCCAGGACCGGACGCCGCTGCGAGGTGGTCTGGCGCCGTGGCAAATCGGTCGGCGTCAAGTTCGTCCGCTAA
- a CDS encoding porin, producing MRKSLLIMMAVVLPSVAAAAEQPRPQKPDKAATSGKLLPLKRSNSANACAEYGAGFVRIEGTNTCMKIGGAVSVGAGVSGGSR from the coding sequence ATGCGAAAGTCCCTCCTGATCATGATGGCTGTGGTGCTGCCTTCGGTTGCCGCGGCTGCCGAGCAGCCCCGTCCGCAGAAGCCCGACAAGGCTGCAACGTCTGGCAAGCTGCTTCCGCTGAAGCGCTCAAATTCGGCCAACGCCTGCGCGGAGTACGGCGCGGGCTTCGTCAGGATCGAAGGCACCAATACCTGCATGAAAATCGGCGGTGCGGTCAGCGTCGGCGCCGGTGTCTCCGGCGGATCGCGCTAA
- a CDS encoding glutathione S-transferase family protein, protein MADSNKQQLTIWGRANSVNVQKVLWCLAELDLAYERIDAGMQFGQNNEAPYLAMNPNGRVPTLVDGDYVLWESNSVMRYLCMAYGGNSPIYPSQPKARASVDRWLDWTLSTLQPVDRPVFWALVRTPVEKRDMVAIQKDVDAEAVVWRIVEAQLASRRFIEGDQFTIADIALGAYARRWLGVEGVTKPKLPNLDRWFAQFAARPGFTQFIAPPMT, encoded by the coding sequence GTGGCTGACAGCAACAAACAACAACTCACCATCTGGGGCCGGGCCAATTCGGTCAACGTGCAAAAAGTGCTGTGGTGCCTCGCCGAGCTCGATCTCGCCTATGAACGCATCGACGCGGGCATGCAGTTCGGCCAGAACAACGAGGCGCCCTATCTGGCGATGAATCCGAATGGCCGCGTCCCCACGCTGGTCGACGGCGACTACGTGCTGTGGGAATCCAATTCGGTGATGCGCTATCTCTGCATGGCCTATGGCGGGAATTCGCCGATCTACCCCTCGCAGCCGAAGGCGCGCGCAAGCGTCGACCGCTGGCTCGACTGGACGCTCTCGACGCTGCAGCCGGTCGACCGCCCGGTGTTCTGGGCGCTGGTGCGCACGCCGGTCGAAAAGCGCGACATGGTGGCGATCCAGAAGGACGTCGACGCCGAGGCCGTGGTGTGGCGGATCGTCGAGGCGCAACTGGCGAGCCGGCGCTTCATCGAGGGCGATCAGTTCACGATCGCCGATATCGCGCTCGGCGCCTATGCGCGGCGCTGGCTGGGGGTCGAAGGCGTCACCAAGCCGAAACTGCCGAACCTCGATCGCTGGTTTGCGCAATTCGCGGCCCGCCCCGGCTTCACGCAGTTCATCGCACCGCCGATGACGTGA
- a CDS encoding VOC family protein → MRYLHTMLRVRNLDTAMKFYQDALGLKEVRRIDNDKGRFTLVFLCAPEDEGLFKAAPQNRGAPLVELTYNWDEEKYGEDRHFGHLAYEVDDIYATCDRLMKAGITINRPPRDGNMAFVRSPDLHSIELLQKGEPKPPAEPWTSMPNTGHW, encoded by the coding sequence ATGCGCTATCTCCACACCATGCTGCGCGTTCGCAATCTCGATACGGCGATGAAGTTTTACCAGGACGCGCTGGGGCTGAAGGAAGTACGCCGGATCGACAACGACAAGGGCCGGTTCACGCTGGTGTTCCTGTGCGCGCCCGAGGACGAAGGCCTGTTCAAGGCGGCCCCGCAGAACCGCGGCGCGCCGCTGGTCGAGCTCACCTACAATTGGGACGAGGAGAAATACGGCGAGGACCGCCATTTCGGCCACCTCGCCTACGAGGTCGACGACATCTACGCGACCTGCGACCGCCTGATGAAGGCCGGCATCACCATCAACCGGCCGCCGCGCGACGGCAACATGGCATTCGTACGCTCGCCGGATCTGCATTCGATCGAGCTGTTGCAGAAGGGCGAACCGAAGCCGCCGGCGGAGCCGTGGACCTCGATGCCGAACACCGGCCACTGGTAG
- a CDS encoding Flp family type IVb pilin, which translates to MLGKFLRDESGATAIEYSLIAGFIALAIIAAVGMTGQRLVELFESLIPALTR; encoded by the coding sequence ATGCTTGGGAAATTTCTGCGCGATGAGTCCGGCGCCACCGCCATCGAATACAGCCTCATCGCCGGGTTTATCGCCCTGGCCATTATCGCCGCTGTCGGAATGACCGGCCAAAGGCTCGTCGAACTGTTCGAGAGTCTCATTCCCGCGTTGACGCGATAG
- a CDS encoding putative quinol monooxygenase has product MILVTGSIIAREDTFDDVLRSCLEHVERSRKEPGCISHDVHVDCQNPMRLFFFEQWADEAALRTHFAVEGSTAFVRSLKGRIVETTGTQIYRAEAIPR; this is encoded by the coding sequence ATGATTCTGGTAACGGGCAGCATTATCGCGCGCGAGGACACTTTTGACGACGTGCTCCGCTCCTGCCTGGAGCATGTCGAGCGCTCCCGCAAGGAGCCGGGCTGCATCTCCCATGACGTGCATGTCGACTGCCAGAACCCGATGCGGCTGTTCTTTTTCGAGCAATGGGCTGACGAGGCGGCGTTGCGCACGCATTTCGCCGTCGAAGGTTCAACGGCGTTTGTAAGATCGCTCAAGGGCCGCATCGTCGAGACGACGGGGACACAGATCTATCGGGCGGAAGCGATACCGCGATAG
- a CDS encoding Sir2 family NAD-dependent protein deacetylase: MIAKDLRSGVEQLGNMIAEASCIVPFTGAGISTECGIPDFRSPGGLWTRNRPIAFDEFVSSADARAEAWRRRFAMEETFAAAKPGRGHRALASLYKAGKTPAIITQNIDNLHQASGFKADDVVELHGNTTYARCIGCGHAYDLPWVKARFEETGSAPDCTICEEPVKTATISFGQAMPEDAMRRATELAQQCDLFLAIGSSLVVWPAAGFPQMARNCGAKLVIINNEPTEQDDVADLVIRFDIGETLGPFVGN, encoded by the coding sequence GTGATCGCCAAGGATTTGCGCAGCGGCGTCGAGCAGCTCGGCAACATGATCGCCGAAGCTTCGTGTATCGTTCCCTTTACCGGCGCCGGCATTTCAACCGAATGCGGCATACCGGATTTCCGCTCGCCCGGCGGCCTGTGGACCCGTAACCGCCCGATCGCGTTCGACGAATTCGTTTCCAGCGCGGATGCGCGGGCCGAGGCCTGGCGGCGGCGCTTTGCGATGGAGGAGACCTTTGCGGCGGCGAAACCCGGCCGCGGGCACCGCGCGCTGGCCTCGCTCTACAAGGCCGGCAAGACGCCTGCGATCATCACCCAGAATATCGACAATCTGCACCAGGCATCCGGCTTCAAGGCCGACGACGTCGTCGAACTGCATGGCAACACCACCTATGCCCGCTGCATCGGCTGCGGACATGCCTATGATCTTCCTTGGGTAAAGGCGCGTTTCGAAGAAACCGGCAGCGCGCCTGACTGCACCATCTGCGAGGAGCCGGTGAAGACCGCGACGATCTCGTTCGGACAGGCGATGCCGGAAGACGCGATGCGCCGCGCCACCGAACTGGCCCAGCAATGCGACCTGTTTCTGGCGATCGGATCGTCGCTAGTCGTTTGGCCTGCCGCAGGTTTTCCGCAGATGGCCAGGAATTGTGGCGCCAAGCTCGTCATCATCAACAATGAGCCGACGGAACAGGACGATGTCGCCGATCTGGTGATCCGTTTCGACATCGGGGAAACGCTCGGACCGTTTGTAGGCAATTGA
- a CDS encoding cold-shock protein: protein MGSDEFGSKKLGGPPSGGTEQNRLGPSEYAAGAQRDPAVDAFSGLGDAAANLVEISGVIKWFDASKGYGFIIPDNGWPDVLLHVTVLRRDGYQTAYEGARLVVECVQRAKGYQAFRIVSMDESTAIHPAQMLPPRTHVSVTPTSGLERAQVKWFNRLRGFGFLTCGEGTPDIFVHMETLRRFGMTELRPGQYVLVRFGPGSKGMMAAEIHPETGPSALSSH from the coding sequence ATGGGGTCGGACGAATTTGGGTCCAAGAAGCTCGGGGGGCCGCCGTCAGGCGGGACAGAGCAAAACAGACTTGGACCGAGTGAATACGCAGCCGGCGCGCAACGCGATCCGGCGGTGGATGCGTTTTCGGGGCTCGGCGATGCCGCAGCCAACCTTGTCGAAATATCCGGCGTCATCAAATGGTTCGACGCCTCAAAGGGGTATGGTTTCATCATTCCCGACAATGGCTGGCCCGACGTGCTGCTGCACGTCACCGTGCTTAGGCGCGACGGCTACCAGACCGCCTATGAAGGCGCGCGGCTGGTGGTCGAATGCGTGCAGCGCGCAAAAGGCTATCAGGCGTTCCGGATCGTCTCGATGGACGAGTCCACCGCGATCCATCCGGCGCAAATGCTTCCGCCGCGGACCCATGTCAGCGTTACGCCGACCAGCGGTCTGGAGCGGGCCCAGGTCAAATGGTTCAACCGGCTACGCGGTTTCGGCTTCCTGACCTGTGGCGAGGGCACGCCGGACATCTTCGTCCATATGGAAACGCTGCGCCGCTTCGGCATGACGGAGCTGCGTCCGGGCCAGTATGTGCTGGTGCGCTTCGGGCCCGGGTCCAAGGGCATGATGGCGGCCGAGATTCATCCCGAGACCGGCCCGTCGGCGCTGTCCTCGCACTAA
- a CDS encoding DUF192 domain-containing protein gives MSFVAASAVVVTLYATPAARAASVQPLEIATKSGVQVFSVEMATTEEEKQTGLMYRKELPDGKGMLFDFSPEQQISMWMKNTYISLDMIFIRADGRILRIAENTEPLSTRIISSGGLAKGVLEVIAGTAQKYGIQPGDRVAHPLFNKR, from the coding sequence ATGTCGTTCGTGGCGGCATCCGCCGTGGTCGTCACCCTCTACGCCACTCCCGCCGCGCGGGCTGCGAGCGTTCAGCCGCTCGAGATCGCCACCAAATCAGGCGTGCAAGTGTTCTCGGTCGAGATGGCGACGACCGAAGAGGAAAAGCAGACCGGACTGATGTACCGGAAGGAGTTGCCGGACGGTAAAGGCATGCTGTTCGACTTCTCGCCGGAGCAGCAGATCTCGATGTGGATGAAGAACACCTACATCTCGCTCGACATGATCTTCATCCGCGCCGACGGCCGCATCCTGCGCATCGCCGAAAATACCGAGCCGCTCTCGACCAGGATCATCTCCTCGGGGGGATTAGCCAAGGGCGTGCTGGAAGTGATCGCGGGCACGGCGCAAAAGTATGGAATTCAGCCGGGCGACCGGGTGGCGCACCCGCTCTTCAACAAGCGCTAA
- a CDS encoding CAP domain-containing protein encodes MLGLALCFATTVLSQTAAANPAQMISDFRLKHGEKRVTLDATLTRIAHDQAQAMAAKDQLDHDVLGRFNSRVGPAGAGRAAENIAYGYDGFPKTLDQWINSSGHRKNLLLPGATRVGVASVKSAKTGRMYWAMVIAGDYERPKMPKSSPKSSPKDSKQANAAKPKPRAAEACRVKILSICF; translated from the coding sequence CTGCTGGGGCTGGCGCTTTGTTTTGCCACCACAGTCCTGAGCCAGACGGCCGCGGCCAATCCGGCGCAGATGATTTCTGACTTTCGGCTGAAGCACGGGGAGAAGCGCGTCACCCTGGATGCGACGCTCACGCGGATTGCACACGATCAAGCCCAGGCGATGGCCGCAAAGGACCAACTGGATCACGATGTCCTCGGCAGATTCAATTCGCGAGTCGGCCCGGCCGGCGCCGGCCGAGCTGCAGAGAACATTGCTTATGGCTATGACGGTTTTCCCAAAACCCTCGACCAGTGGATCAATTCGTCAGGTCACCGAAAAAACCTCCTGCTGCCCGGCGCCACGCGCGTGGGTGTTGCCAGCGTGAAAAGCGCGAAGACCGGTCGTATGTATTGGGCCATGGTGATCGCAGGCGACTATGAGCGTCCCAAGATGCCGAAGAGTTCGCCAAAGAGTTCGCCGAAGGATTCAAAGCAGGCAAACGCTGCGAAGCCCAAACCGCGCGCGGCCGAGGCCTGCCGAGTGAAGATTCTGAGCATCTGCTTCTAG
- a CDS encoding ABC transporter permease — translation MNRAALLWRLASFAVAASFIALWQLIANLKLVSPVFLPGPDRAWAALVRGFSAGDLWSKLAGTLEHMAYGWLAASIAGIAIGAIIGSSRTMRTYVAPSLEFLRPLPVSAIIPVAIAMLGLTQAMALFVIAFGAIWPIMLATIHGFAAVEPRLYEVARSLQMSRLAVISKIALPSASPDILAGMRLSLTVALILSVVCEILAGLDGLGHWVLLSARAFRSADLFAGVILLGVTGYVTSVAMSLAENRLLAWQASQR, via the coding sequence ATGAACCGCGCAGCCCTTCTTTGGCGATTGGCGAGCTTTGCGGTTGCCGCCAGCTTCATCGCGCTCTGGCAACTGATCGCCAATCTTAAGCTGGTCTCGCCGGTGTTCCTGCCGGGGCCGGACCGCGCCTGGGCTGCGCTGGTGCGCGGATTTTCCGCAGGTGACCTCTGGAGCAAGCTCGCCGGCACGCTCGAACACATGGCCTATGGCTGGCTCGCCGCCTCCATTGCCGGCATTGCGATCGGTGCGATCATCGGATCGTCGCGCACAATGCGTACCTATGTCGCGCCCTCGCTGGAGTTTTTACGGCCGCTGCCGGTCTCTGCGATCATTCCGGTTGCGATCGCCATGCTCGGATTGACGCAGGCGATGGCGCTGTTCGTGATCGCCTTCGGCGCGATCTGGCCGATCATGCTGGCGACCATCCATGGTTTTGCGGCGGTCGAGCCCCGGCTCTACGAGGTGGCGCGGTCGTTGCAGATGTCGCGGCTCGCCGTGATCTCAAAGATCGCGCTGCCCTCCGCCAGCCCCGACATTCTCGCCGGCATGCGGCTGAGCCTGACAGTGGCGCTGATTCTCTCGGTGGTCTGCGAAATCCTGGCCGGCCTCGACGGGCTCGGCCACTGGGTACTGCTGTCGGCCCGCGCGTTCCGCTCGGCCGACCTGTTCGCCGGCGTTATCCTGCTCGGCGTTACCGGCTATGTGACGTCGGTGGCGATGTCGCTGGCCGAGAACAGGCTATTGGCGTGGCAAGCTTCGCAGCGGTGA